Proteins from a genomic interval of Ndongobacter massiliensis:
- a CDS encoding sodium-dependent transporter, with translation MEQNTNAPSREGFTGKWGFILACIGSAVGMGNIWRFPIMVSIWGGMTFLIPYFICVVLVGSSGVIGEFALGRSTQAGPIGAFGTCTQVRTGNRRTGEAIGWIPIVGGMCLAIGYTVVMGWIFKYTFMSFSGELFAMGQNMNVIGGTFDVVAVDNLPWIIVAIVASFAIMAMGVANGIEKANKVMMPILFFLFIALGIYIATLPGSSAGYQYIFNIDMKGLANPLVWIFAFGQAFFSLSVAGNGSVIYGSYLPKHEDIPVAARNVAFFDTLAALLAAFVILPAMAAGGAPLEKGGPGLMFVWLVNVINGMPGGRIVGVIFFVCVLFAGVSSIINLYEAPVATLQDNFKVKRVPATAIILTAGCIIAILIQAITSQWMDAVSIYICPLGALLAGLMFFWVAGKEYVMKEVNTGRKGGKPMGTWFYPLAKYVYCVLCVVALVAGAILGGIG, from the coding sequence ATGGAACAAAATACCAACGCGCCGTCGCGTGAAGGATTTACCGGAAAATGGGGCTTCATCTTAGCCTGCATCGGTTCCGCCGTCGGCATGGGGAATATCTGGCGCTTTCCGATCATGGTATCGATTTGGGGCGGCATGACCTTCTTAATTCCGTATTTCATCTGCGTGGTGCTCGTCGGATCGTCGGGCGTGATCGGGGAATTTGCACTCGGTCGCTCTACGCAGGCGGGCCCCATTGGGGCATTCGGCACTTGCACCCAAGTGCGCACGGGCAATCGTCGCACCGGGGAGGCCATCGGCTGGATTCCCATTGTTGGCGGTATGTGCCTTGCGATCGGTTATACCGTTGTCATGGGCTGGATCTTTAAGTACACATTCATGTCATTCTCCGGCGAACTGTTTGCGATGGGACAAAACATGAACGTGATCGGCGGCACCTTCGACGTGGTCGCCGTGGACAACCTGCCCTGGATCATCGTTGCCATCGTTGCCAGCTTTGCCATTATGGCGATGGGCGTTGCCAACGGGATCGAAAAAGCGAATAAAGTGATGATGCCGATTCTATTCTTTCTCTTTATAGCGCTCGGCATTTACATCGCGACCCTACCGGGTTCCTCTGCCGGGTATCAGTACATTTTTAACATCGACATGAAGGGACTCGCCAATCCGCTGGTTTGGATTTTCGCCTTCGGGCAGGCATTCTTCTCGCTGTCCGTCGCCGGCAACGGATCGGTCATCTACGGCTCCTATCTGCCCAAGCACGAGGATATTCCCGTCGCGGCGCGCAACGTCGCTTTCTTTGATACCCTAGCGGCTTTGTTGGCGGCATTCGTCATTCTTCCGGCGATGGCGGCAGGCGGCGCCCCGTTGGAGAAAGGCGGCCCGGGACTGATGTTTGTGTGGCTGGTCAATGTTATTAACGGCATGCCGGGCGGTCGTATCGTCGGCGTGATCTTCTTTGTCTGCGTGCTTTTTGCGGGCGTCAGTTCGATTATCAATCTGTACGAAGCCCCGGTCGCGACGCTGCAGGATAACTTCAAAGTGAAGCGCGTGCCCGCAACGGCGATTATTCTCACCGCCGGTTGTATCATCGCAATTCTCATTCAGGCGATTACCTCGCAGTGGATGGATGCAGTTTCGATTTACATCTGCCCGCTTGGGGCGCTCCTTGCCGGTCTCATGTTCTTCTGGGTGGCAGGGAAGGAATATGTCATGAAGGAAGTCAACACCGGGCGAAAAGGCGGGAAGCCTATGGGAACCTGGTTCTATCCACTGGCGAAGTATGTCTACTGCGTACTCTGCGTGGTGGCTCTTGTTGCCGGAGCGATTTTAGGCGGTATCGGCTGA
- a CDS encoding tryptophanase: protein MSKEYPLNVPAPHHFTFAVRDVPDVTVAQRERALKATHYNEFAFPSGMLTVDMLSDSGTTAMTNQQWAALFLGDEAYGRNTGYYVLLDTFRDIFERGGEKNWKKIVDLVRTDCRDVEKMMEEVYLCEYEGGLFNGGAAQMERPNSFIIQQGRAAESVLMEIVRNILSKREPGKVFTIPSNGHFDTTEGNIKQMGSIPRNLYHKEILYEIPEGGSYEKNPFKGNMDIEKLEQLIQTVGPENVPLVFTCITNNPICGQPVSMGNIREINRVAHKYEIPLIFDVARWAENCYFIKMNEEGYADKSIAEIATEMFSYCDGFCMSAKKDGHANMGGMLAFRDKGLFWQKFSDFNEDGSVKTDVGVLLKVKQISCYGNDSYGGMSGRDIMALAVGLYESCNFNYMHERVSQAEYLAQGFYREGVKGVVLPAGGHAVYINMDEFFDNKRSHEKFAGEGFSLELIRRYGIRVAELGDFSMEYDLKTPEQQAEVVNVVRFAIDRSRLTQEHLDYVIAAVKALYEDRESIPNMRITWGHNLPMRHFHAFLEPYANED, encoded by the coding sequence ATGAGTAAAGAGTATCCCTTGAATGTTCCCGCACCGCATCATTTCACGTTCGCCGTTCGTGACGTTCCAGATGTCACCGTTGCGCAGCGTGAACGCGCACTGAAGGCAACCCACTACAATGAGTTTGCTTTTCCGTCCGGCATGCTGACAGTCGATATGTTGTCCGATTCAGGTACAACGGCGATGACCAATCAGCAGTGGGCGGCGCTTTTCCTGGGGGACGAAGCGTACGGACGCAACACCGGTTACTATGTGTTGCTGGACACGTTCCGCGATATTTTTGAACGCGGCGGCGAGAAAAACTGGAAAAAGATCGTTGACCTAGTCCGCACGGATTGTCGCGATGTCGAAAAGATGATGGAGGAAGTCTATCTTTGTGAGTACGAAGGTGGACTGTTCAACGGCGGCGCCGCACAGATGGAACGCCCGAACAGCTTTATCATTCAACAGGGGCGCGCGGCGGAATCCGTTTTGATGGAGATTGTTCGCAACATCCTGAGCAAACGCGAACCGGGCAAAGTATTTACGATTCCTTCCAACGGGCACTTTGATACAACGGAAGGCAATATTAAACAGATGGGTTCGATTCCGCGCAACCTGTATCACAAGGAAATCCTTTATGAAATTCCCGAGGGCGGCAGCTACGAGAAAAACCCGTTCAAGGGCAATATGGACATCGAGAAACTGGAACAATTGATTCAGACGGTGGGTCCGGAGAATGTACCGCTGGTGTTCACTTGCATTACGAACAACCCGATTTGCGGACAGCCGGTCTCCATGGGAAATATCCGTGAAATCAACCGCGTCGCTCATAAATATGAGATTCCATTGATCTTCGATGTGGCGCGTTGGGCGGAAAACTGCTACTTCATCAAGATGAATGAAGAGGGCTATGCGGATAAGTCGATTGCGGAAATTGCCACCGAAATGTTCTCGTACTGTGACGGCTTCTGCATGTCGGCGAAAAAAGACGGTCACGCGAATATGGGCGGAATGCTGGCTTTCCGCGATAAAGGTCTGTTCTGGCAAAAGTTCTCGGACTTCAATGAGGACGGCAGCGTCAAAACAGATGTGGGCGTGCTCTTGAAAGTCAAGCAGATTTCCTGCTATGGCAACGATTCGTACGGCGGCATGAGTGGGCGCGACATTATGGCGCTGGCGGTTGGTTTGTATGAGAGCTGCAACTTCAACTATATGCATGAACGCGTCAGCCAGGCGGAATATCTCGCACAGGGCTTTTATCGGGAAGGTGTCAAAGGTGTTGTGCTGCCCGCCGGCGGCCATGCAGTCTACATCAACATGGACGAGTTTTTTGATAACAAGCGCTCGCATGAAAAGTTTGCCGGGGAAGGTTTCTCCCTGGAATTGATTCGCCGCTATGGCATCCGCGTCGCGGAATTGGGCGATTTCTCGATGGAATACGACCTCAAGACGCCCGAACAGCAGGCGGAAGTGGTCAATGTCGTGCGCTTTGCCATCGACCGCAGCCGGTTGACGCAGGAACATCTCGACTACGTCATTGCGGCAGTGAAGGCATTGTATGAGGATCGCGAGAGCATTCCCAATATGCGCATCACCTGGGGACACAATCTGCCCATGCGTCACTTCCATGCGTTCCTTGAACCGTACGCCAACGAAGACTGA